A genomic segment from Candidatus Methylomirabilota bacterium encodes:
- a CDS encoding amidohydrolase family protein: MSYDLVIKNGWVVDGSGQPRYRGDVGVTGGRIAAIGRIRESAREVIDAEGQVVAPGFVDGHTHMDAQVFWDPLGTCSCWHGVTSVVMGNCGFTLAPCAKPDRHLVIRNLERAEDIAAKAMEAGIDWTWTTFAEFLDTLDSLPKGINYAGYLGHSALRTYVMGERAFDKPADESDLAAMEKELRSGLAAGAMGLTTSRSPSHETPDGRPVASRLATWDEVRRLVGAMGEMNAGIFEIAGERFGDDHEGLRDYHVRLRDLAVDTGRPVTWGLFSRRDAPELWRQYIGLLEETARAGGRMFAQVHSRALTIVLSFKTSLPFDRLPVWKELRALPLEEQKRRLRDPELKRRLVEAAGQRDERQPIGAEPRAAAYEWIFLMDTPEGPHRSVAEIARERGVDPVEAIIDLALEKDLERFFLQPIANENQDHALELIKHPRTVVTFSDSGAHVSQIMDASLQTHLLSYWVRRKQALTLEQAVRMLSFDNATHWGFADRGLVREGFAADLVVFDPDTVAPEMPEVVNDLPAGARRLVQRARGISATVVNGETVLRDGKHTGALPGRLLRGPLARRS; this comes from the coding sequence ATGTCCTATGACCTCGTGATCAAGAACGGCTGGGTGGTGGACGGATCCGGGCAGCCCCGATACCGGGGCGACGTCGGGGTGACGGGCGGACGCATCGCCGCCATCGGCCGCATCCGGGAGTCCGCTCGCGAGGTCATCGACGCCGAGGGTCAGGTGGTGGCGCCCGGGTTCGTGGACGGCCACACTCACATGGACGCCCAGGTCTTCTGGGATCCCCTCGGCACTTGCTCGTGCTGGCACGGCGTGACCAGCGTGGTCATGGGGAATTGCGGGTTCACCCTCGCGCCCTGCGCCAAGCCCGACCGGCACCTCGTCATCCGCAATCTCGAGCGGGCCGAGGACATCGCCGCCAAGGCGATGGAGGCGGGCATCGACTGGACGTGGACGACCTTCGCGGAGTTCCTCGACACGCTCGACTCCCTGCCCAAAGGGATCAACTACGCGGGCTACCTCGGCCACTCCGCGCTGCGCACCTATGTCATGGGCGAGCGCGCCTTCGACAAGCCGGCCGATGAGAGCGATCTGGCCGCGATGGAAAAGGAGCTGAGGAGCGGCCTGGCCGCGGGAGCCATGGGCTTGACGACCTCGCGCTCGCCGAGCCACGAGACGCCCGATGGCCGCCCCGTGGCCAGCCGCCTCGCGACCTGGGACGAGGTGCGACGTCTGGTGGGCGCGATGGGCGAGATGAACGCCGGCATCTTCGAGATCGCCGGCGAGCGATTCGGCGACGATCACGAGGGGCTGCGCGACTATCACGTGCGGCTGCGCGATCTCGCCGTCGACACGGGGCGCCCCGTCACCTGGGGCCTCTTCAGCCGCCGCGACGCGCCCGAGCTGTGGCGGCAGTACATCGGCCTGCTCGAGGAGACGGCTCGCGCGGGTGGCCGCATGTTCGCCCAGGTCCACAGTCGCGCCCTCACCATCGTGCTCTCGTTCAAGACGAGCTTGCCCTTCGATCGGCTGCCCGTGTGGAAGGAGCTGCGGGCGTTGCCGCTCGAGGAGCAGAAGCGCCGGCTGCGCGACCCCGAGCTGAAGCGCCGGCTCGTCGAGGCCGCGGGTCAGCGCGACGAGCGCCAGCCCATCGGAGCCGAGCCGAGGGCCGCCGCCTACGAGTGGATCTTCCTCATGGACACGCCCGAAGGGCCGCACCGCTCCGTGGCGGAGATCGCGCGCGAGCGCGGCGTGGATCCCGTCGAGGCCATCATCGATCTCGCCCTCGAGAAGGACCTGGAGCGCTTCTTCCTCCAGCCCATCGCCAACGAGAACCAGGACCACGCCCTCGAGCTGATCAAGCATCCGCGGACCGTGGTGACCTTCTCGGACTCCGGCGCCCACGTCTCGCAGATCATGGACGCCTCGCTCCAGACCCATCTGCTCAGCTACTGGGTGCGGAGGAAGCAGGCCCTGACCCTCGAGCAGGCCGTGCGCATGCTGAGCTTCGACAACGCCACCCACTGGGGCTTCGCGGACCGCGGGCTGGTCCGGGAAGGGTTCGCCGCCGATCTCGTCGTCTTCGATCCCGACACCGTGGCGCCCGAGATGCCCGAGGTGGTGAACGACCTGCCGGCGGGCGCGCGACGCCTCGTGCAGCGGGCCCGCGGCATCTCCGCCACCGTGGTCAACGGCGAGACGGTGCTGCGCGACGGCAAGCACACGGGGGCGCTGCCGGGGCGGCTGCTGCGCGGTCCGCTCGCCCGCCGCTCCTGA
- a CDS encoding amidohydrolase family protein: MGRAYNIIDADGHVLEPVDIWEKYMDPAYRDRAPRIIVDKDGKERLSVEDKILGSPKGLGNIGAIGARQGDVAEMTMKYVEGRKGGFDPHARIPDMDLDGIDAAFLYPSLGLFSGAIQDPGLAAAVCRAYNRWLADYCKPYPDRLFGVAMLPMQSIDLAIEEMRFARTRLGMRGGFLRPNPYNGRMLHHPDYAPFWSEVEELDFSIGLHEGASGGMPQVGVDRFTTRGARHIISHTLEMMLAAMSVIWEGVCDKHPKVRIAFLESGGGWIAPWLDRMDRHFDDKGFNDSDLSMRPSELFQRNCWISFEPVEGSLSVLADYIGPHKILWATDYPHPDGFFPGAPKLIADRPELSAETKRQILAGGAKGFYALA; the protein is encoded by the coding sequence ATGGGACGCGCGTACAACATCATCGATGCCGATGGACACGTGCTCGAGCCGGTGGACATCTGGGAAAAGTACATGGATCCCGCGTATCGCGACCGCGCCCCGCGGATCATCGTGGACAAGGACGGCAAGGAGCGGCTCAGCGTCGAGGACAAGATCCTGGGCAGCCCCAAGGGCCTCGGCAACATCGGGGCCATCGGGGCCCGGCAGGGTGACGTGGCCGAGATGACCATGAAGTACGTGGAGGGCCGCAAGGGCGGCTTCGATCCGCACGCCCGCATCCCGGACATGGACCTCGACGGCATCGACGCCGCCTTCCTGTACCCGAGCCTCGGCCTCTTCTCGGGGGCCATCCAGGATCCCGGGCTCGCCGCCGCCGTTTGCCGGGCCTACAACCGCTGGCTCGCGGACTACTGCAAGCCCTATCCCGATCGCCTCTTCGGGGTGGCCATGCTCCCCATGCAGTCGATCGATCTCGCCATCGAGGAGATGCGCTTCGCGCGCACGCGGCTCGGCATGCGTGGCGGCTTCCTCCGCCCCAATCCCTACAACGGCCGCATGCTGCACCACCCGGACTACGCGCCGTTCTGGTCCGAGGTGGAGGAGCTGGACTTCTCCATTGGGCTCCACGAGGGGGCGAGCGGCGGCATGCCGCAGGTGGGCGTCGATCGCTTCACCACGCGCGGGGCGCGCCACATCATCTCCCACACCCTCGAGATGATGCTGGCCGCCATGAGCGTGATCTGGGAGGGCGTGTGCGACAAGCACCCGAAGGTGCGCATTGCCTTCCTGGAGTCGGGCGGGGGATGGATCGCCCCCTGGCTCGACCGCATGGATCGTCATTTCGACGACAAGGGCTTCAACGACTCGGATCTCTCCATGCGCCCGAGCGAGCTGTTCCAGCGCAACTGCTGGATCTCCTTCGAGCCCGTGGAGGGCAGCCTCAGCGTCCTCGCGGATTACATCGGGCCGCACAAGATCCTGTGGGCCACCGACTATCCGCACCCGGACGGGTTTTTCCCCGGCGCCCCGAAGCTGATCGCTGACCGGCCGGAGCTGTCGGCGGAGACGAAGCGACAGATCCTGGCCGGAGGCGCCAAGGGATTCTACGCGCTCGCCTAG
- a CDS encoding type II toxin-antitoxin system VapC family toxin, with product MTPRRATRAPARRMRERGPRYTPAIAEPVVVDASIAFLWFANEPDRWGADQLLETDSPLLAPDLMAVEATNAWWKKHRRREMERADVEQAVTNLLALGIGWTPSAALLPSAARLAVELGHPVYDCLYLALAVSHAAPIATADERLRQAAKRIGVRVKA from the coding sequence ATGACGCCACGCCGGGCGACCAGGGCCCCCGCCCGGCGCATGCGCGAGCGCGGCCCGCGATACACTCCGGCGATAGCGGAACCCGTCGTCGTCGACGCCTCCATCGCATTTCTCTGGTTCGCCAACGAGCCGGACAGGTGGGGAGCAGACCAGCTTCTCGAAACCGACTCTCCCCTGCTCGCTCCCGACCTGATGGCTGTCGAGGCCACCAACGCCTGGTGGAAGAAGCATCGTCGTCGCGAGATGGAGCGGGCGGACGTCGAGCAGGCCGTCACGAATCTCCTTGCCCTGGGAATTGGCTGGACGCCTTCGGCGGCGCTCCTTCCGTCTGCCGCTCGGCTGGCCGTCGAGCTCGGACATCCGGTCTATGACTGCCTGTACCTCGCGCTCGCCGTGTCGCACGCCGCCCCCATCGCGACGGCCGACGAGCGACTTCGGCAGGCGGCCAAGCGAATCGGCGTCCGGGTCAAGGCCTGA
- a CDS encoding ABC transporter substrate-binding protein — protein sequence MTAKLDRRTFLAGTALAAAATLPRPARAQAKPVRIGLLTVKTGPLAQGGIQMEQGTIRFLKDRNYTLAGRKVELIVADTGGNPAGTKTKTQELVERDNVDMIFGPLAAFELLAITDYAAAAKMPILSLAAAEDMTQRRPNPYFVRASGTSAQYLHPLADYAAKELKFKRVITLADDFAFGHEQMAGFQRVFEDAGGRVVKKLWPPLVTPDYTPYLAQISGVDAIVQGFAGSNPLKFMKQYKDQGLKLPVLAGAPAGDDALLKSFGDEALGMISSNFYTNDFDTPSNKRLIDGMVRDYGNIPGTYSAGLYVNGMVAEAALEKTGGKTDDREAFIKALRAVKLTDTPRGPFHFDHFGNVVGSFYIRKCERKGDKLVNTTIKAYPNVSQFWTYDEKWFLTQPVYSRDYPPLKS from the coding sequence ATGACGGCCAAGCTCGATCGTCGCACGTTCCTGGCGGGTACCGCGCTCGCGGCCGCCGCCACACTGCCCCGGCCGGCCAGGGCCCAGGCCAAGCCGGTCCGCATCGGCCTGCTGACGGTGAAGACCGGGCCGCTTGCCCAGGGCGGCATCCAGATGGAGCAGGGCACCATCCGCTTCCTCAAGGACAGGAACTACACGCTGGCCGGCCGCAAGGTCGAGCTCATCGTCGCCGACACGGGCGGCAACCCCGCGGGTACCAAGACCAAGACTCAGGAGCTCGTCGAGCGCGACAACGTCGACATGATCTTCGGTCCGCTCGCGGCCTTCGAGCTGCTCGCCATCACCGACTACGCCGCTGCCGCGAAGATGCCGATCCTGAGCCTCGCTGCGGCCGAGGACATGACCCAGCGCCGACCCAACCCGTATTTCGTCCGGGCCTCCGGCACCTCGGCGCAGTACTTGCACCCCCTGGCCGACTACGCGGCCAAGGAGCTGAAGTTCAAGCGCGTGATCACCCTCGCGGACGACTTCGCCTTCGGCCACGAGCAGATGGCCGGGTTCCAGCGCGTCTTCGAGGACGCGGGGGGCCGGGTCGTGAAGAAGCTGTGGCCGCCGCTCGTGACTCCCGACTACACGCCGTATCTCGCGCAGATCAGCGGCGTCGACGCAATCGTCCAGGGCTTCGCCGGATCGAACCCCTTGAAGTTCATGAAGCAGTACAAGGACCAGGGGCTCAAGCTCCCGGTCCTCGCCGGCGCGCCGGCCGGCGACGATGCGCTCCTGAAGTCCTTCGGCGACGAGGCGCTGGGGATGATCTCGAGCAACTTCTATACGAACGATTTCGACACGCCGAGCAACAAGCGGCTCATCGACGGGATGGTGCGCGACTACGGCAACATCCCGGGCACCTATTCCGCCGGTCTCTACGTCAACGGGATGGTCGCCGAGGCGGCCCTCGAGAAGACGGGCGGGAAGACCGACGACAGGGAGGCGTTCATCAAAGCGTTGCGCGCCGTGAAGCTCACCGACACGCCGCGCGGACCGTTCCACTTCGACCACTTCGGCAACGTCGTCGGGAGCTTCTATATCCGGAAATGCGAGCGGAAGGGCGACAAGCTCGTCAACACGACGATCAAGGCCTATCCGAACGTGAGCCAGTTCTGGACCTACGACGAGAAGTGGTTCCTCACGCAGCCCGTCTACTCGCGTGATTACCCGCCCTTGAAGAGCTGA
- a CDS encoding branched-chain amino acid ABC transporter permease, with the protein MSLWVVLAVNSITFGGLLFLLSAGFSLIFGLMKIPNLTHGSFFMLGAYFATSLIARGFNFWAAALVGGLLVAAFGGVIERFILRRLAGAELAQVLVTLGLSFMVADVCLMVWTGDPIRIDTPAGLRGATSMLGLGFPTYRLAISLIAVVFAAALWALLDRTRLGAMIRAGVDDPAMARVVGIRVSRLFTIVFCLGAWLAGFAGVIGGPILSVYPGLDQEMLPLALVVVILGGSGSLLGSLVGSFVVGFLYNFGQAMFPELAYVVLFLPMLIVLVVRPQGLFGRPAL; encoded by the coding sequence ATGAGCCTGTGGGTGGTGTTGGCCGTCAACAGCATCACCTTCGGCGGCCTCCTCTTTCTCCTGTCCGCCGGCTTTTCCCTGATCTTCGGGTTGATGAAGATCCCCAACCTGACCCACGGCTCCTTCTTCATGCTGGGCGCGTACTTCGCCACCAGCCTGATCGCGCGAGGGTTCAATTTCTGGGCGGCCGCCCTCGTGGGCGGGCTGCTCGTGGCCGCCTTCGGCGGCGTCATCGAGCGCTTCATCCTGCGCCGGCTGGCCGGGGCGGAGCTGGCGCAGGTCCTGGTTACCCTGGGGCTGTCCTTCATGGTCGCCGACGTGTGCCTCATGGTGTGGACCGGCGATCCTATCCGCATCGACACGCCCGCCGGTCTGCGTGGCGCCACCTCGATGCTCGGCCTGGGCTTTCCCACCTATCGCCTCGCCATCAGCCTCATCGCCGTAGTCTTCGCGGCCGCGCTGTGGGCGTTGCTCGACCGGACGCGGCTCGGCGCCATGATCCGCGCCGGCGTCGACGATCCCGCCATGGCCCGCGTGGTGGGTATCCGCGTCTCGCGGCTCTTCACCATCGTCTTCTGCCTGGGGGCATGGCTGGCCGGCTTTGCCGGGGTCATCGGCGGGCCTATCCTCTCTGTCTATCCGGGGCTCGATCAAGAGATGCTGCCCCTGGCCCTCGTCGTGGTCATCCTGGGCGGGAGCGGCAGCTTGCTCGGCTCGCTCGTGGGCAGCTTCGTGGTCGGCTTCCTCTACAACTTCGGCCAGGCCATGTTTCCCGAGCTCGCGTACGTCGTGCTGTTCTTGCCCATGCTCATCGTGCTGGTGGTGCGACCCCAGGGCCTCTTCGGACGGCCGGCCCTGTGA
- a CDS encoding plasmid stabilization protein → MATIIIRNLDDEVAERLRLQARLRGVSVEQEARRVLADGTRVSRAEIAARAAAIRARQRPHRSRGVELIREDRER, encoded by the coding sequence ATGGCGACGATCATCATCCGGAACCTCGATGACGAGGTAGCCGAGCGTCTGCGGCTGCAGGCTCGCCTCCGCGGCGTGTCGGTCGAGCAGGAGGCGCGGCGAGTCCTCGCCGACGGCACGCGGGTGAGCCGGGCGGAGATTGCCGCGCGGGCGGCGGCCATTCGCGCCCGCCAGCGTCCCCACCGCTCCCGTGGAGTGGAGCTGATCCGGGAAGACCGGGAGCGATGA
- a CDS encoding VOC family protein translates to MARVTGLGHVGIYVRDLDRMVAFYRDIMGMQVTKQNWRAGAVFLSADPEAVDHEIALMRGRPDAADPHLIQQISMRVSTLDDLRTFRRRLIAEGYRIEGIVNHASAIGCYFFDPEGNRTEVFWVTGRPCWVPTVKPIDIEQSDDAVLAEVDQLWNQLRDVPVGGRMSEETATLGVTRQA, encoded by the coding sequence ATGGCACGGGTGACAGGGCTCGGACACGTCGGCATCTACGTGCGCGACCTCGACCGCATGGTCGCCTTCTACCGGGACATCATGGGCATGCAGGTGACCAAGCAGAACTGGCGCGCGGGCGCCGTCTTTCTGAGCGCGGATCCTGAGGCCGTGGACCACGAGATAGCGCTCATGCGCGGGAGGCCCGACGCCGCGGATCCGCATCTCATCCAGCAGATCTCCATGCGGGTGTCCACCCTCGACGACCTGCGGACCTTTCGCCGCCGCCTGATCGCCGAGGGCTATCGCATCGAAGGCATCGTCAACCACGCCAGCGCCATCGGCTGCTACTTCTTCGACCCCGAGGGCAATCGCACCGAGGTGTTCTGGGTCACGGGCCGACCCTGCTGGGTGCCCACCGTGAAGCCCATCGACATTGAGCAATCCGATGATGCCGTGCTGGCCGAGGTGGATCAGCTCTGGAATCAGCTTCGCGACGTGCCCGTGGGAGGGCGGATGTCCGAAGAGACCGCGACGCTCGGGGTCACTCGACAGGCATAG